From Rhineura floridana isolate rRhiFlo1 chromosome 5, rRhiFlo1.hap2, whole genome shotgun sequence, a single genomic window includes:
- the RAI2 gene encoding retinoic acid-induced protein 2 — translation MEELYKDTQNLPMDVTNSPSAMANNKLENGVAQLITAEAWNINSADLMKKALSPLVTVPAPSILTPPAESQSGVALKVAATVLQPICLGDSPVVLPIHLQLAGSTAPQTAPNSNTPYVMTTQGPVPLPVLLEQHVFQHLNSPLVLPQSSPCAANSIHSNLFQGCSAPIGQPQLLDQKPSNPAQESVLPPVFQTPGFAAVLQDLFPTQGALGSSSYQPPPDCSSVPPPQPFSFPLSPLVPPATLLVPYPVIVPLPVPIPIPIPIPVPHSAESKANVDCPKPAASFVLHSCKGTQTPLEKEETKPFDFIHHRELSQLNRHTVIKMSNENEVLDLSMKTAPLLKENENSQLSPEDSALDLSFTSCRKTSSTEASNISRSGSMMDGITQSVVDKLSSTASPFVPSKPYEAPAKVESRVISSSSSELLRQQAKWLVDQTNIAPCEPSTGSNIEIVSTSQTAKVIVSVKDAVPTIFCGKIKGLSGVSTKNFSFKRDMPQDSVLQCYDVKNQPEARDTAEALRKPIKNRSVKLKKMNSQEIHILPIKKQRLAAFFPRK, via the coding sequence ATGGAGGAACTGTATAAGGACACACAAAACCTGCCCATGGATGTTACCAACTCACCCTCGGCTATGGCAAACAACAAGCTAGAAAATGGAGTTGCCCAGCTGATAACAGCAGAAGCATGGAATATCAATTCAGCAGACTTGATGAAGAAAGCACTTTCGCCACTAGTAACTGTCCCTGCTCCATCAATATTAACACCACCAGCAGAATCCCAAAGCGGGGTTGCTCTCAAGGTAGCTGCTACAGTGCTTCAGCCAATTTGTTTAGGGGACAGCCCAGTAGTTCTCCCAATACATCTCCAACTAGCAGGAAGCACCGCCCCTCAGACTGCTCCTAACAGTAACACTCCATATGTTATGACCACTCAAGGGCCAGTTCCACTGCCTGTCCTCTTAGAGCAACATGTATTTCAGCATTTAAATTCTCCATTGGTGTTACCACAGAGTTCCCCCTGTGCGGCCAACTCCATTCACAGCAACCTCTTCCAGGGCTGTTCTGCCCCAATTGGACAGCCACAACTATTGGATCAGAAACCATCTAATCCAGCTCAAGAGTCTGTCTTGCCTCCTGTGTTTCAGACACCAGGATTCGCTGCAGTTCTACAAGATCTCTTTCCCACACAAGGCGCCTTAGGTTCATCATCCTATCAGCCACCCCCCGACTGCTCTTCTGTCCCCCCACCACAGCCCTTCAGTTTCCCTTTATCTCCCCTGGTTCCCCCAGCCACACTCTTGGTACCGTACCCTGTGATAGTCCCTCTGCCAGTCCCTATCCCTATCCCTATCCCCATCCCAGTGCCCCATAGTGCTGAATCTAAGGCCAACGTGGACTGCCCTAAACCAGCTGCTTCATTTGTCTTGCATTCCTGCAAAGGCACCCAGACTCCCTTGGAGAAAGAAGAAACTAAACCATTTGATTTCATCCACCACAGGGAGCTTTCCCAACTGAATCGACACACTGTCATCAAGATGAGTaatgagaatgaggtccttgatcTGTCCATGAAAACAGCCCCTCTGCTCAAGGAAAATGAGAATTCCCAGCTCTCACCGGAAGACAGTGCTTTAGACCTATCATTTACTTCCTGTCGGAAGACGAGCAGCACAGAAGCAAGTAATATCAGTCGTTCTGGATCCATGATGGATGGCATTACTCAATCTGTGGTAGATAAACTCTCTAGTACTGCTTCGCCCTTTGTTCCTTCAAAACCTTATGAGGCCCCAGCAAAGGTTGAAAGCAGAGTGATCAGTAGCAGCTCATCAGAACTCCTGAGACAGCAGGCCAAGTGGCTGGTGGATCAGACTAATATAGCACCCTGTGAGCCCTCCACTGGCAGTAACATTGAGATTGTGAGCACTTCACAGACAGCCAAAGTGATAGTCTCTGTCAAAGATGCAGTACCTACCATTTTCTGTGGCAAGATTAAGGGCCTCTCAGGGGTTTCCACAAAAAACTTTTCCTTCAAAAGAGATATGCCCCAGGACTCAGTGTTGCAGTGTTATGATGTGAAGAACCAGCCGGAAGCCCGGGATACCGCAGAGGCTCTCAGGAAACCTATAAAAAACAGGAGTGTCAAGTTAAAGAAAATGAACTCACAGGAAATACATATTCTTCCAATCAAAAAGCAGCGGCTTGCGGCCTTTTTTCCAAGAAAGTAA